From the Lolium rigidum isolate FL_2022 chromosome 2, APGP_CSIRO_Lrig_0.1, whole genome shotgun sequence genome, one window contains:
- the LOC124686455 gene encoding uncharacterized protein LOC124686455 gives MTALRRVAAAARRMPPPSSANPVPIYQQMLKKIEVMKAAPAPAEDISKTIEQMETNTRRRLQTLKFNEREIVRGLERDKPSRRRSYHLAMCFFGAAMFAAPKVAKAIT, from the exons ATGACGGCGCTGCGACGTGTGGCTGCTGCGGCAAGACGGATGCCCCCGCCCTCCTCCGCCAACCCCGTGCCCATCTATCAGCAG ATGCTGAAGAAGATCGAGGTGATgaaggcggcccctgccccggcagaGGATATCTCCAAGACTATTGAACAGATGGAGACCAACACCAGGAGGCGTCTGCAGACCTTGAAGTTCAATGAGAG GGAAATAGTGCGAGGGTTGGAGCGAGATAAACCGAGCCGGCGGCGCAGTTACCACCTAGCTATGTGTTTCTTTGGTGCTGCAATGTTTGCGGCGCCAAAAGTTGCAAAAGCAATCACCTAA